A stretch of Stenotrophomonas indicatrix DNA encodes these proteins:
- a CDS encoding DUF6116 family protein: MANPMLLPVLQWARRLRYPTLFKLTAGLFALTLFIPDPIPFVDELMLGLGTLLLANWKNRSATTPPPLEQR, translated from the coding sequence ATGGCCAACCCGATGCTGCTGCCGGTCCTGCAATGGGCACGCCGGCTGCGCTACCCCACCCTGTTCAAGCTGACCGCGGGCCTGTTCGCGCTGACCCTGTTCATCCCCGACCCGATTCCGTTCGTCGACGAACTGATGCTGGGCTTGGGCACCCTGCTGCTGGCCAACTGGAAGAATCGCAGCGCGACCACGCCACCGCCCCTGGAGCAGCGTTGA